A window of Nitrospira sp. contains these coding sequences:
- a CDS encoding alpha/beta fold hydrolase: protein MRSLNNFSPPLLFRNPHLMTLVPRYWPRPHWNQGLPQVRRLFITAPGTQLLGMCHWQHVPTAAPTVLLLHGLEGSAESHYMRGMAAKAYQAGFNVIRMNQRTCGGTDHLTPTLYNSGLSSDYRAILRELSRSDGLSRIWLVGYSMGGNLLLKAAGELGRSESALAGVVAVSPNIDPTPCVAALETPRNWLYHSHFLTSLKARLRRKAALLPGRWDLSVLPKIKTISQFDERYTARDGGYRDAADYYDRAGARHVLHNIAVPTLIITAQDDPFIPASIFDIPAIRSNSHLTTALLPFGGHCGFFQKQTPEEDRFWAENRIIEWLALHR from the coding sequence ATGCGTTCCCTGAATAATTTCAGCCCTCCATTACTGTTCCGTAATCCTCACCTGATGACGCTGGTGCCACGGTACTGGCCTCGACCGCACTGGAATCAGGGCCTTCCGCAAGTCAGGCGATTGTTCATCACTGCGCCGGGCACCCAACTCCTCGGCATGTGTCACTGGCAACATGTTCCCACCGCAGCACCCACCGTCCTGCTGCTTCACGGATTGGAAGGTTCAGCGGAGTCTCATTACATGCGTGGAATGGCGGCAAAAGCCTATCAGGCAGGCTTTAACGTCATTCGCATGAACCAACGCACCTGTGGCGGCACCGATCACCTCACGCCGACGCTCTACAACAGCGGGCTCAGTTCCGATTACCGGGCGATTCTTCGAGAATTGTCACGCAGTGATGGCTTGTCACGCATCTGGCTCGTCGGGTATTCAATGGGGGGCAATCTCCTGCTCAAGGCAGCGGGGGAACTGGGACGTTCGGAGTCAGCGCTGGCGGGAGTCGTGGCCGTGAGCCCTAATATTGATCCTACGCCGTGCGTGGCTGCACTGGAAACACCCAGGAATTGGCTCTATCACTCACACTTTCTCACAAGTCTGAAGGCACGATTACGGCGCAAGGCAGCGTTGTTGCCTGGACGATGGGATCTCTCCGTGCTCCCGAAGATCAAAACGATCTCGCAGTTCGATGAACGGTACACCGCTCGCGATGGAGGCTATCGGGATGCTGCCGACTATTATGATCGCGCTGGGGCACGTCACGTCTTGCACAACATCGCGGTTCCCACGCTGATCATCACGGCCCAGGATGATCCGTTCATCCCGGCATCCATATTCGACATCCCCGCCATTCGCAGCAACTCACACCTAACGACAGCTCTGCTTCCCTTCGGCGGACATTGCGGATTTTTCCAGAAACAGACTCCAGAGGAAGACCGGTTTTGGGCGGAAAATCGAATCATCGAGTGGCTGGCGTTGCACCGCTGA
- a CDS encoding class II aldolase/adducin family protein has product MLTAIGDVMRRVYERGWITTRDGNISMRKREGKYLYITPSGWRKTIVHPEHVVRLEVMVDPGSGFLVPNVRDGQQPSGELWMHWNLQRDTKKTRTVVHVHATHIVAAMYAGIDLQAMSAEFPEISRYTRVGPTVPALPALSRGLADVTAECLGIRKDGTLAYDIVGQKNHGVCAVSTDPWAAYEHIERLDHICEIVLKSGVAARSSGQS; this is encoded by the coding sequence ATGCTGACGGCCATCGGTGATGTGATGAGGCGGGTGTATGAGCGGGGGTGGATTACTACCAGAGATGGGAATATCAGTATGCGAAAGCGGGAGGGAAAATATCTGTATATCACGCCTTCTGGATGGCGGAAGACCATTGTTCATCCTGAGCACGTCGTGCGATTGGAAGTGATGGTTGACCCCGGAAGTGGGTTTCTGGTTCCCAACGTACGTGACGGCCAGCAGCCTTCCGGCGAACTCTGGATGCATTGGAACCTCCAGCGGGATACCAAAAAAACGCGTACGGTTGTTCATGTTCACGCGACCCATATCGTTGCCGCCATGTATGCCGGGATCGACTTACAGGCGATGAGTGCTGAATTTCCTGAAATTTCCCGGTATACCCGTGTCGGCCCAACGGTTCCCGCATTGCCTGCGCTATCCCGAGGCTTGGCTGATGTGACGGCGGAATGTTTAGGGATCAGGAAAGACGGGACCTTGGCATACGACATTGTGGGGCAAAAGAATCATGGTGTGTGTGCTGTGTCGACGGACCCTTGGGCTGCGTATGAGCATATAGAGCGGTTAGACCATATCTGCGAAATCGTGCTGAAAAGTGGAGTTGCAGCGCGGTCATCCGGGCAGTCGTAA
- a CDS encoding GAF domain-containing protein, with translation MKLLALSALVNALAATGLGLFVYFRDPAAARNRIYGLYCLSIAFWSIFYCGWQLTESKDLAVSLLRLVMAGASVIPVLYFHHTVTFLDITARHARTLKIGYALAGFFLLADTTPWFVAGVHPAMSFAFWPVPGPFFHPFLLYFLWYVIYATSLVGVALRDANGIRRHQYAYMLVASVIGYSGGATNFPLWYGVPLLPYGTVLITVYTALMAYTIVRYRLMNISVVLNKGLGYAIVLAIIVVATSIGAILSNRATGHSTPPLLAGTLFLICAFWVLSNNPRSSSNTVFSAVCGAACLWLFGCFMLFSASREDEALLWVRVIYTGVVFLPALTYHFAQRLAWGAVQDRLILWNYVVGGLFWGLLFTPYLLDGQYLYYWGRYPKAGILHPWLVAYVVAGGSFTAYRLYQGYRFHLVSTPLLGAQLKYTFAAIALGFLASLDFLQNYGFSFYPVGYLLAGLSVTVVAYAIARYELMDISFAPSRPKVILSIKLMGLIPAYMMILLVIRIFTGTFHYFLAGVLFGLFVIVSSGLANLQKGVERAIGQTLFRERYDAYDTLVQFSRSLVAILELKSLTKELVQTLARVMNIKTASVYVLDKEQGIYSLTASYGFVTRDVSVPPIKMESEFPRVLLRTETALVREEIEYDKADSDHLGLIDTLRRLESEVCIPLVSKERLVGFCNLGRRANHGMYSTEELALLKTLAQHAAIAIDNALLYEDLRRSQLLMRRTDRLRSLETMAGGFAHEIRNPLTSIKTFVQLAPDRRDDVEFMEQFSQVVCEDVERIERLVHEILDYARYMTPKLTLENLNDVVSSCLYFIEVKASSKAITIQKELEADLPFVKLDRQQVKQVLLNLFINAMEAIGNEQGGRLSVRTRKLVKPLNEPWVQIEVEDSGPGIEPHDLDHIFDPFYTTKHESGEREGTGLGLTIAHQIVQEHGGYVEVLSEVGHGTKFMVNLPVNPPMAEWQAAQPAYDDGRKLAGSFLARPHLGLEAQFGKPGATAKTRT, from the coding sequence ATGAAACTGCTCGCACTCAGCGCGCTCGTGAATGCGCTGGCTGCGACGGGGCTCGGACTGTTTGTCTATTTCCGGGATCCTGCCGCAGCCCGCAATCGGATCTACGGGCTGTACTGTCTGAGCATCGCCTTCTGGAGCATTTTCTACTGCGGGTGGCAACTCACTGAATCCAAAGACCTCGCGGTCAGTCTGTTGCGCCTAGTCATGGCGGGCGCCTCAGTCATTCCCGTCCTCTATTTTCACCACACGGTCACATTTCTTGATATCACGGCGCGGCATGCCAGAACGCTGAAGATCGGCTACGCGTTGGCCGGCTTCTTCCTGCTGGCGGATACGACGCCCTGGTTTGTCGCCGGAGTGCATCCCGCGATGTCCTTCGCCTTCTGGCCGGTCCCCGGGCCCTTCTTCCACCCGTTTCTGTTGTATTTTCTCTGGTACGTCATTTATGCCACGTCTCTCGTCGGGGTAGCCTTGAGAGACGCCAACGGAATCCGACGTCATCAGTATGCCTATATGCTGGTGGCCAGTGTCATCGGATACTCAGGCGGCGCGACGAATTTCCCCCTCTGGTATGGCGTTCCGCTGTTGCCCTACGGCACGGTGCTCATCACGGTGTACACCGCGTTGATGGCCTATACGATTGTTCGGTACCGCCTGATGAACATCAGCGTTGTGCTGAACAAAGGCCTCGGCTATGCCATTGTGCTCGCGATCATTGTGGTGGCCACGTCAATCGGGGCAATCCTGAGCAACCGTGCCACAGGCCATTCCACCCCGCCGCTCTTAGCCGGAACCCTGTTTCTCATCTGTGCCTTTTGGGTGTTGAGCAACAATCCCCGCTCTTCTTCCAACACGGTCTTCAGTGCCGTCTGTGGTGCGGCCTGCCTGTGGCTATTCGGCTGTTTCATGTTGTTCTCGGCGTCGCGGGAAGATGAGGCGCTTCTGTGGGTGCGGGTGATCTATACGGGTGTGGTGTTCCTGCCCGCCTTGACCTATCACTTCGCGCAGCGGCTTGCCTGGGGAGCGGTGCAGGATCGGCTGATTCTCTGGAACTACGTGGTTGGGGGGCTGTTCTGGGGCCTGCTGTTCACGCCATATTTGCTCGATGGTCAATATCTCTATTATTGGGGGCGCTATCCCAAGGCCGGCATCCTCCACCCGTGGCTGGTAGCCTACGTGGTGGCGGGCGGCAGTTTCACGGCCTACCGGCTGTATCAGGGCTACCGGTTCCATCTCGTATCGACCCCGCTCCTGGGCGCCCAACTCAAATACACCTTTGCCGCCATCGCGTTGGGATTCCTCGCCTCGCTCGATTTTCTCCAGAACTACGGGTTCAGTTTCTATCCGGTCGGCTATCTGCTGGCGGGGCTGTCGGTGACAGTCGTTGCGTACGCAATCGCCCGATACGAACTGATGGACATTTCGTTCGCCCCGAGCCGCCCCAAGGTCATATTGTCGATCAAATTGATGGGGCTGATTCCGGCCTACATGATGATTCTGCTCGTCATTCGGATTTTTACCGGCACGTTCCATTATTTCCTTGCCGGCGTGCTTTTCGGCCTGTTTGTGATTGTCTCGAGCGGCTTGGCCAATCTGCAGAAGGGGGTGGAGCGAGCGATCGGGCAAACTCTCTTTCGGGAACGGTACGACGCCTACGATACGTTGGTGCAGTTTTCCAGGTCTCTCGTGGCCATTTTGGAATTGAAGTCGCTCACCAAGGAATTGGTGCAAACGCTCGCTCGGGTCATGAACATCAAGACCGCCTCGGTGTATGTGCTTGATAAGGAGCAAGGGATTTACAGCCTGACCGCGTCCTATGGTTTTGTGACTCGTGATGTCAGCGTGCCTCCCATCAAGATGGAAAGTGAATTTCCCAGAGTGTTGCTTCGAACCGAAACCGCGCTGGTCCGAGAGGAGATCGAATACGATAAAGCCGATTCCGACCACCTAGGACTTATCGATACGTTGAGGCGACTGGAATCTGAGGTCTGCATTCCTCTCGTCAGCAAGGAGCGACTCGTTGGGTTCTGCAACTTAGGTCGCCGTGCGAATCACGGGATGTACTCTACCGAGGAACTGGCGTTGCTCAAAACGTTGGCGCAACATGCCGCCATCGCAATCGACAACGCGTTGCTCTATGAAGACCTCCGGCGTTCGCAACTGCTGATGCGCCGTACCGACCGGCTCCGTTCGCTGGAAACCATGGCCGGCGGTTTTGCGCATGAGATTCGAAACCCGCTCACCTCGATCAAGACGTTCGTCCAATTGGCCCCCGATCGACGGGATGATGTGGAGTTTATGGAACAGTTCAGCCAGGTGGTGTGTGAAGATGTCGAGCGGATTGAACGACTGGTGCATGAAATTCTGGACTATGCCCGCTACATGACGCCCAAGCTGACGTTGGAGAATCTGAACGACGTGGTATCGTCCTGTCTGTATTTTATCGAGGTGAAGGCCAGTAGTAAGGCCATTACGATTCAAAAGGAACTCGAGGCCGATCTCCCCTTCGTCAAACTTGACCGGCAGCAAGTCAAGCAAGTGTTGCTGAATTTGTTCATCAATGCCATGGAGGCAATCGGCAATGAGCAGGGGGGCCGGCTCTCAGTACGGACGAGAAAGCTGGTCAAGCCACTGAACGAGCCTTGGGTTCAGATTGAGGTGGAGGATAGTGGGCCTGGGATTGAGCCACATGACCTGGATCATATCTTCGATCCGTTTTATACGACGAAGCACGAAAGCGGTGAGCGTGAGGGGACCGGTCTTGGCCTGACCATTGCCCACCAAATCGTGCAAGAGCATGGTGGCTATGTGGAAGTGCTGAGTGAAGTGGGGCATGGGACGAAGTTCATGGTCAATCTTCCGGTCAACCCACCGATGGCCGAGTGGCAGGCTGCACAACCGGCGTATGATGATGGGCGGAAGCTGGCGGGATCGTTCCTGGCCAGACCTCACCTGGGGCTTGAGGCACAGTTCGGCAAGCCTGGCGCGACGGCCAAGACCAGGACCTGA
- a CDS encoding ubiquitin-like protein UBact, with the protein MSYMMMPDRREAPGDPMPKSPVPSDEGGGPRRPDTGSPDKDNLLKRMRKVDPKQAERYRQRTGE; encoded by the coding sequence ATGTCATATATGATGATGCCGGATCGTCGGGAAGCTCCCGGCGACCCGATGCCGAAATCTCCGGTTCCGTCGGACGAAGGCGGGGGACCGCGCCGACCGGACACGGGTTCGCCGGATAAAGACAACCTCTTGAAGCGGATGCGTAAGGTGGATCCGAAGCAGGCGGAACGATACCGGCAGCGGACGGGGGAGTGA
- a CDS encoding proteasome accessory factor PafA2 family protein, producing the protein MLNRIFGLETEYGLLVNQDRPEYSPSWVAQRIRDHVFHVDRRGVLDLHHRGHDEPPGNGGFLTNAGRLYIDMGHLEYASPECTTLADLVASDRAGDRIIQQAITALELDGTVSLIKNNIDHETDATFGSHENYLVSRQFPFSRRGLGPLVTFLVTRQIFTGAGRIGCASDPNEWIQVGGLILHRPGLRDAQDRSIVPFQISQRADYIVNDFFEWVQHNRAIVNTRDEPLADPNQYRRIHLLCGDSNMAEYATALKMGTTGLVLQLIEAGQAPRGLGISEPVEALQEISRDPERQWIVRLESGQSISAIDVQEQFLAAARRHCQGQDEETDWVLDQWESVLTGLRGGYEALVGRIDWASKLWLLDTYRDAEQVAWDDPMLKSLDLEYHNLHPERGLCYGLEEEGRGPRLTTDRVVQLAQDHPPRNTRAFGRGELVRHLLAGGGAGPEMASPPEYDDHASYDYIINWSNFKLRGAAPFFMADPFKTYVQDVRGHLAGRSAFPNPENPG; encoded by the coding sequence ATGCTGAATCGTATTTTCGGACTCGAAACAGAGTATGGCCTCCTGGTCAACCAGGATCGGCCTGAATACTCTCCCTCCTGGGTTGCCCAACGCATTCGCGATCATGTTTTTCATGTCGATCGGCGAGGGGTGCTCGATCTGCATCATCGCGGTCACGATGAACCGCCAGGGAACGGCGGCTTTCTGACGAATGCCGGGCGGCTGTATATCGATATGGGGCATCTGGAGTATGCCTCGCCTGAATGCACCACCCTGGCGGATCTGGTGGCATCGGATCGAGCCGGCGACCGTATCATTCAGCAGGCGATCACGGCGCTGGAGTTGGATGGCACGGTCTCGTTGATTAAGAACAATATCGACCACGAAACTGATGCGACGTTCGGCTCGCATGAAAACTATCTGGTGAGCCGCCAGTTCCCTTTCTCCAGGCGCGGGCTTGGGCCGCTGGTCACGTTCCTAGTCACCCGGCAGATCTTCACGGGCGCCGGGCGAATCGGTTGTGCCAGCGATCCCAACGAGTGGATACAGGTCGGCGGCCTCATTTTGCATCGGCCGGGGCTGCGCGACGCCCAAGACCGGTCGATCGTACCGTTCCAGATCTCCCAGCGAGCCGACTATATCGTGAACGACTTCTTTGAATGGGTGCAGCACAACCGAGCGATCGTCAACACGCGGGATGAGCCCTTGGCCGATCCGAATCAATACCGCCGCATCCATCTTCTGTGCGGTGATTCGAACATGGCCGAGTATGCAACAGCATTGAAGATGGGGACCACGGGATTGGTGTTGCAACTGATTGAGGCGGGGCAGGCCCCGCGTGGACTCGGGATCAGTGAGCCGGTTGAGGCGTTGCAGGAGATTTCCCGTGACCCGGAGCGCCAATGGATCGTGCGGCTGGAATCGGGGCAGTCGATCTCTGCCATCGATGTGCAGGAACAGTTTCTTGCGGCGGCTCGACGCCATTGTCAGGGACAGGATGAAGAGACGGATTGGGTGCTCGATCAATGGGAGTCGGTGTTGACCGGTTTGCGTGGCGGATATGAGGCGTTGGTGGGGCGGATCGATTGGGCGTCGAAGTTGTGGTTGCTGGACACCTATCGGGACGCCGAACAGGTGGCGTGGGATGATCCCATGTTGAAGAGCCTGGACCTCGAATACCACAATCTCCACCCGGAGCGAGGACTTTGCTATGGGCTTGAAGAAGAGGGGCGTGGGCCGCGTTTGACGACAGACAGGGTCGTTCAGCTGGCGCAGGACCATCCACCGCGAAACACCCGGGCGTTCGGTCGAGGGGAGTTGGTCCGCCACCTTCTTGCCGGTGGAGGGGCCGGGCCGGAGATGGCGTCTCCGCCTGAGTACGACGACCATGCATCGTACGACTACATCATCAACTGGTCGAATTTTAAACTGCGGGGGGCTGCACCGTTCTTCATGGCCGATCCGTTCAAAACCTATGTGCAGGACGTGCGCGGCCATCTCGCCGGACGGTCAGCCTTCCCGAATCCCGAGAATCCTGGGTGA
- a CDS encoding proteasome subunit alpha — MGMQGDFFQLLKEQGYQFGNPVAAATGLEVPTATTILAMKYRDGVLVAGDRRATAGNMVMYDRTDKVLEIDRHSVMAIAGVPATAYEMVRVLEHSFKYYRRTQLQELSFEGKLRAVSKLLKENVPAALAGTGAVVPVFAGYDHEQAAAKIYFYDILGAEFEAVEYAVSGSGSPTIRGILHYVNTWGPQPLAALPEEQATVQALRLLSSAAEFDSATGGVNRELNLYPVVKLITAAGVHAIADVDLKRLYERDVVRGR; from the coding sequence ATGGGGATGCAGGGGGATTTTTTTCAACTGTTGAAGGAACAGGGCTATCAGTTCGGCAATCCGGTCGCGGCAGCTACCGGGTTGGAAGTGCCGACTGCCACGACGATTCTCGCAATGAAGTATCGCGACGGGGTCTTGGTTGCGGGGGATCGTCGGGCGACCGCTGGGAACATGGTCATGTACGACCGCACCGACAAGGTGCTGGAGATCGACCGTCACAGTGTGATGGCCATTGCCGGCGTGCCGGCGACCGCCTATGAGATGGTGCGTGTGCTCGAGCATTCGTTCAAATACTACCGTCGGACGCAGTTGCAGGAGTTGAGCTTTGAGGGGAAGCTTCGTGCGGTGTCCAAGTTGCTCAAGGAAAATGTGCCTGCCGCATTGGCGGGAACGGGGGCGGTCGTTCCTGTCTTTGCCGGGTATGATCACGAGCAGGCTGCAGCCAAGATTTATTTCTATGACATTCTGGGCGCCGAGTTTGAAGCCGTGGAGTACGCCGTCTCCGGATCCGGATCGCCGACGATCCGGGGGATCTTGCACTATGTGAATACCTGGGGCCCGCAGCCACTGGCGGCCTTGCCGGAAGAGCAGGCGACGGTCCAGGCCTTACGATTGCTCTCGAGCGCGGCGGAGTTCGACTCGGCGACGGGTGGGGTGAATCGAGAACTAAACCTGTACCCGGTGGTCAAATTGATTACCGCTGCCGGGGTTCATGCTATTGCAGATGTGGATTTGAAGCGACTGTACGAACGGGACGTCGTCCGCGGGCGATAA
- a CDS encoding alpha/beta fold hydrolase, giving the protein MPNQVATRNLHMSVIGPCGPEDSGITPVPERKKTSDAWSLTVAERRASRRLTVRLATQLRFQGQVWKGTTRSISFGGLSMDFVAEVPAMLNQQMMLSLSPDAAGLESIGMVCGIRAAQNGVGRVQSTMTLAIQFVRLSVADERVLASLMSESRNGGRALRVTAALIAQEQEEALIESGAPPAPVAQARLELVRGPERPRQERRRQPRIIVGLSTEVSLRNQAGARLVSDAVTTDLTPNGACVRLAVEEDVLGSELELRWTPASTLQGFSESILPSGLCSVVGEVVWTRPGSIEVRPGCVPVAGKTVLVGVRFLPVAKEVEDVIEHLLAQVPAGGGEPRSEQPTVISEFSECVRPSGVRIALCHDRPRTAPAGEAPIVVLAPGYGESKRDYVPLAYYLAGNGFHVVRYDNVNHVGESDGLVTQFRLEDMEQDLETVLDHVASQWPGRPIGLVATSLAGRVALKVAGRVSHVRLLMLINGIMDVRHTLQAVHQEDLIGEHLAGVRKGVVNILGLTIDADRWLEHAVQAGYADLATTECDAERVQTPVVLFHAEQDAWVDPKSIASVAAAIGPNLRHSFEVPGALHRIQESPRKARTVYRQIAVCCQQELWPERRQERTVEPSHREIGAQNRTERERSKTRRPMRKSDHVAFWQDYLQNFQTIPNVADFWRLMDHLYRLMGECHQGERILDAGCGNGNFGVFLQLNEAFRQRYARRGNFRSPDYVGLDFVPAALAQAKVNFEQVGATLQGQFYEGLRAYMPMSMRVCQADLEHPLPFPDHSFDRVVCNLVLGYVRDPLSTLREYLRVLAPQGRLVISNLKPYADLSAIYRNFVDTAQTADQIEEGRRLLDNSGRIKEREGEGTFQFHYQAEFEGLLRAAGVSRPRVYSTFGNQALIAVADKGLANVTIAA; this is encoded by the coding sequence ATGCCGAATCAGGTCGCAACGCGCAATCTGCACATGTCTGTGATCGGCCCGTGCGGGCCTGAGGATAGTGGGATCACTCCGGTCCCTGAGAGAAAAAAAACGAGTGATGCCTGGTCCCTCACCGTTGCGGAGCGACGTGCCTCCCGCCGCCTCACGGTTCGGCTCGCCACCCAGCTTCGATTTCAAGGCCAGGTGTGGAAGGGGACGACTCGGAGCATCAGTTTTGGCGGGCTCTCAATGGATTTTGTCGCGGAAGTACCTGCGATGCTGAATCAACAGATGATGTTGAGCCTCAGCCCGGATGCCGCCGGACTAGAGAGTATAGGAATGGTCTGCGGTATTCGTGCGGCACAGAATGGGGTAGGGCGAGTGCAGTCCACGATGACCTTGGCCATTCAGTTCGTGCGTTTGAGCGTCGCTGATGAGCGGGTGTTGGCCTCGTTAATGAGCGAGAGCCGGAATGGGGGGCGGGCACTTCGTGTGACTGCGGCATTGATCGCCCAGGAGCAGGAAGAAGCCCTGATTGAATCCGGTGCTCCGCCCGCACCCGTCGCTCAGGCCCGCTTGGAGCTTGTGCGAGGGCCTGAACGTCCTCGTCAGGAACGGCGACGGCAACCACGAATCATCGTTGGTCTGAGTACGGAGGTCAGTCTTCGAAATCAGGCGGGAGCGCGACTGGTGTCTGATGCAGTGACGACGGACCTGACGCCGAATGGAGCGTGCGTGCGTCTCGCGGTTGAAGAGGATGTGTTGGGTTCTGAACTCGAACTGCGATGGACACCGGCGAGCACACTCCAGGGCTTCTCGGAGAGCATCCTGCCTTCGGGTCTCTGTTCAGTGGTTGGTGAGGTTGTCTGGACGAGACCCGGCTCGATCGAGGTGCGCCCCGGTTGCGTTCCGGTGGCGGGGAAGACGGTGCTGGTAGGAGTACGATTTCTTCCGGTTGCGAAAGAGGTCGAGGATGTCATTGAGCATCTGCTGGCTCAGGTCCCGGCGGGCGGCGGAGAGCCCCGATCGGAGCAACCTACTGTGATCAGTGAGTTTTCGGAATGTGTCCGGCCATCCGGAGTCCGAATCGCGCTGTGCCACGACCGGCCCCGAACGGCTCCGGCAGGAGAGGCGCCTATCGTCGTATTGGCTCCCGGGTATGGGGAGAGCAAACGTGACTATGTCCCACTGGCGTATTATCTTGCGGGCAATGGCTTTCACGTCGTCCGCTACGACAATGTGAACCATGTCGGGGAAAGTGACGGTCTGGTCACGCAATTTCGCCTTGAAGACATGGAGCAGGATTTGGAGACCGTGCTCGATCATGTGGCCAGCCAATGGCCGGGTCGACCAATCGGCCTCGTGGCCACCAGCCTCGCCGGCCGCGTGGCCCTCAAGGTCGCGGGGCGTGTCTCGCATGTGCGATTGCTGATGCTGATCAACGGCATCATGGATGTTCGGCATACGTTGCAGGCTGTGCATCAGGAGGATCTCATCGGAGAGCATCTGGCCGGCGTGCGCAAAGGCGTGGTGAATATCCTAGGCCTGACGATTGATGCGGATCGTTGGCTGGAGCACGCCGTTCAGGCTGGTTATGCGGATCTGGCCACGACGGAGTGCGATGCCGAGCGCGTGCAAACTCCCGTGGTGTTGTTCCATGCCGAGCAGGATGCCTGGGTCGATCCGAAATCGATCGCATCGGTGGCTGCGGCGATTGGCCCGAACCTGCGCCACTCGTTTGAAGTTCCGGGAGCCTTGCATCGGATCCAGGAGAGTCCGCGGAAGGCCCGCACGGTGTATCGCCAGATTGCGGTCTGTTGTCAGCAGGAGTTGTGGCCGGAGCGGCGCCAGGAACGGACGGTCGAACCCTCGCATCGAGAGATCGGTGCACAGAATCGAACCGAACGGGAGCGGAGTAAGACGCGTCGGCCGATGCGAAAGTCCGACCACGTCGCATTCTGGCAGGACTACTTACAGAATTTTCAGACGATTCCGAACGTGGCTGACTTCTGGCGATTAATGGATCACCTCTATCGTCTGATGGGGGAATGTCACCAGGGGGAGCGGATTCTGGATGCCGGGTGCGGCAACGGCAATTTCGGCGTGTTCCTCCAGCTCAATGAGGCATTCCGACAGCGGTATGCGCGTCGAGGAAATTTCCGTTCTCCCGACTATGTCGGGCTGGATTTCGTGCCGGCGGCGCTGGCACAGGCGAAGGTCAACTTCGAGCAGGTTGGGGCGACGCTGCAGGGGCAATTCTATGAGGGGTTGCGGGCCTATATGCCCATGTCGATGCGCGTGTGCCAGGCAGACTTAGAACATCCGCTGCCGTTTCCCGACCATTCTTTTGACCGCGTCGTGTGCAACCTCGTGCTCGGGTACGTGCGGGACCCGTTGTCCACACTGCGTGAGTATCTCCGGGTGTTGGCTCCTCAGGGGAGGTTGGTGATTTCCAATCTGAAACCCTATGCCGATCTCTCTGCCATCTATCGCAACTTCGTGGATACGGCACAGACGGCGGACCAAATCGAGGAAGGCCGTCGTCTCCTCGACAATTCTGGTAGAATCAAGGAACGCGAAGGCGAAGGCACGTTTCAGTTCCACTACCAAGCTGAATTCGAAGGGCTCTTACGCGCTGCGGGTGTGTCACGCCCGCGCGTGTATTCCACATTTGGGAACCAAGCACTTATTGCCGTGGCGGACAAGGGCCTGGCCAATGTCACGATTGCTGCATGA